DNA sequence from the Ischnura elegans chromosome 8, ioIscEleg1.1, whole genome shotgun sequence genome:
AAGCAGACTTTTGCCATTGTTCCAAGGGTTTCagttgtattttcaatggggatGTCAGCATTCTGAAAGAAATATGATGCCAAtaaagattaattatttattacttccatCGTTAACCATTGAAAGTATTCAGTATTCATAAATGTAATGATATTtggtgaagaaattttaaattattaaaacttgTGTGGTCCATTATGACTTGCTTATATTTTTGAAGTGCCGTTCACCCAAAAGACATCTTCAGTCTGGAGAAACTTGGTTTGAGAGAGAAATAATGTAGTTAACctttaataactttaattaataCTAATTAACCAAAAATAAGAAGGAGTTGAACCAAAAGTCAACAACTTTTAGTCCATGTATGtatttctttgtttcattttattattttactttatttcatttttttcattcatgcttGAGAGATAAAAGTGGAGGAAACaaaatcatgttaaaatattttgggcaGGTTGTCTGTTAATGAAGTGGAATCCGAGAAGTATGTACTAAGTTAATCATTAAACAGCAGTGGACACTTCCTTACTTTTTCTCCTAGTCTCTGCTACAAAAGGTATGTAATTATTCAAATGGGATTGTGAGTGGAGTGCTTAGGAAAACCTCATTCCATGATAAATTTTGGTGGCAAGTGAGTAAAACTAAAAgaattccaatgaaatatttttgagtctTCAATGAAAGCCACCCTTTTCTGGGAATTTTGCATAAAATCTCAGGCAAATCCCATGTGCGTGTCGGTGAGATATTCAAGTGAAATTCCTGACCTCAAGATAGAGCTTTTTAGCGACTACGCGGTATAGTATATGGagtgaaaattacaagaaatctattggaatgataaatttttaactttcaatatTCCAGCTGAATAGAAAATGGGCTTTGTTTACTGCAGTAACTAAAAGTGGTAATGtttaaaattcaaacaatttttaaaattatggaaactTGAGTGAACAAAACAGTCATTTATGGATGACTTAGGTTTTCGGTGGCTATATCATCTCTTGTTGAAATGCCGAAATAGGATATGACTCTCATATAAAAAGATTATGGAAGGTGGTCTGTGGGGAAGATATGAGGAGTTGAGAAGGAAAAAATGTTAAAGTAAATGAGAATAAGGTGGAGTCTTGGGTTGATGGGTTAGCCAGTGGATTTTGGGAGAAATTCACTCATGTAAATAAAGGACTTGGATAGGATGTTTTTTCATTTGGTGTGCATTTTGGGAAATTCACTGCAGCCAAGAACACTGTGTGTATTTAGGTTTAGCTTGAACCTCAAGCAGCGTACTTTTTATCAAGTACatattatcactttaaaaaatttattatcttgTGTCAAGCATGATTGGGAAGGGCacattgtcgttgaaaaagtgaATGTAGATTGAGTGCATTGGAGATGTTCAAAACCCCAAAATTTTTGTGAGACATATGTAGTCTTAAGTGTACCCTCTCCAAAACCCAAATTAATCTCCCTGCACCTACTAAATGTATACCATTTCAAATCATATTCTCccaaaaacatttcaaatgtGCATTGTCGTGTATCTGCAgagttaaaattttctttcctttcccatGCCTGTCACAGGACATTGAATAACAATTATCGAGTACATCCTAATAAGCCTTCTTCAAGTCTGAAATGCATGATTAAGTATCCCACATCTCTCATACTTTTCTAGTGTCATCTGAATAATTTCCCATCAAAATCATTATGTAGAACCTTTTGTCCTCATGGAGCTAACTATTATGTTCTGAGTTGAAATTCATGATGCCAGAAGTTGCTTTTCGTCGTAGTGGCTTAAATACCTCTATCTACCTTGTATTCCAGAAGTCAGGGACAGGTAATAGGATTTAAGTACACAATTTTTAGTGATGTTGTAGATACTCACCTCTGCCACAAACCTAGTAGTGGCCTCACTGAGGACCTTGAGCATTGGTGTGGCATGTGCGTAGAACAAGGACATTCGATTCGCTAATTCGTTTGTCACTGTGTCTTCTGCCTTAATTATTCCATGATGGTCAGATCCATCTATCGCTGCATCATAGTCATCTGCATCTTCTCTGTACTCATCaactagaaataataaattatatacataaatgataaaTAGATAGAGCAGAGACACTGTGCATTCTCTATGATTAGTTATCTTGAGGTTAAATCTGTCATTGTGCACATGAAGAtgcacataaaaattgaattaactatcacaaattatttgataacatcCACTTCCATTGAATATGATTAGAATATATACGTGGTGATGATATGGATCATGTCTTTTCCGCAATCCAAATTGATATCAGCAAAGAATTGCAATGCAATATTAAAAGATATGATAAAAGCTTTTCTCTGCAAGAAAtgataggaaatattttcaaaaagaggAATATTGGGCAAATTATTTTCGATAGACCATCAAAATCTGCCCACCAAGAGTTAATTAGCACCTGTTATTACTTAATCCTACTTCTATGATAAAAACGCCAAATCCAGTAGAATTAGAGGACCTAAAAAAACTGCTGTCAATAAGTTAAAGAAACATGAGGAAATTTAATGCATGTCAATACCTTCCCTTGATGACATTCTGCGCCGACTAATGGTTCTACGGTAGTAGCTGAAATCATTTTGGATGGCTGGAGTACGCATTTTGTGCTCATCAAATTTCAGCACAAATTCAAGAACCtgcaaagaaaatagaaaaattaatgctCCTCATCATCAGTAATAGTTGGTCATGATCCTATTCTTCAgttaacaaaattataattatgatgtaactaaataagttattttttatttatatgatatttattgCAGAAGATCATAAGTAACTGAATTATGTAATTCACACGAATCAAAATGTGTCCTTTAGTTAAAATGATTTGAATCATCAACATTGagaagaagaactttgtgctttcacattaatatttattcacgactatggtttcaacgttagacgtcatcatcaggtgtgttcatcaaatttcatcatcatcaggtgtGTTCATCAGGTGATGAAGACgtctaatgttgaaaccatggtcgtgaataaatattaatgtgaaagcacaaagttcttcttttcaatgttaattatgaatcgctttcaccaagttacgcctcaaacaatcaattgaTTTGAATCAGTAAAATTTAAGGTCATGCCTATACAGCATCTTCATGATGAGCAAATTCTGAAGTGAGGTAACTTACCTGAGCCAACTGTTTCACGAGAGCCTGTTGTGTTTCAAGGTTGTGAGATGGAGAGTGAGGTCCAGCGCATAACCTGGCAAGTATTTTAGGAACTACAGTCTCCAGCTGCATTGAAAATTCATAGCACCTGTAGAGATTTTAGGAAATTGATACAAATGTCAATGAACTTACTTGAAATTCTTCAATACACATCTTAGAATCATGATTTTTTAGGACTTAAGTTAATAATCAAGAAgtaaaaattctttctttcaGTATGATGGTCCTTctaattaggaaaataattagGAAGATTACTCATCATTGTTATCTGCATCATATTCCTGCAATTATTATATCATTGGCACATGGGAAATTGCAAATGAAGGCAAATTTTTAGATCTGCAGATAATATCTTTTAAAACACATACATGCTACAGTTTGACAACCATAGATTGATGTATGAAATTCCAAACGTATTGGAGATTGCCATTGCCAAAGAAGTGGCCAATAATGGAATAAGATATTAGGTAATATTATCATTCATACCTGCGCAGCTTTTTAACTAGTGGGATGACAGCAGCCCACGCTTTCCGCCTCGCATCATCTGTCGGTGATGAAATCGCCTCTCTTATCTCCTTTCCAGCACCTTTGTATCCCTGAATTTCCTCCAGTATTGACTCTGACCTCTCCAGGACGGCCTGTGCCTCCAGGAATGTCTCCCTCTCTGCTGCAGTAGGTTGAGCA
Encoded proteins:
- the LOC124164048 gene encoding CYFIP-related Rac1 interactor B, with translation MGKLLSLLSRDDSNCCSPQKYDVFLDFENAQPTAAERETFLEAQAVLERSESILEEIQGYKGAGKEIREAISSPTDDARRKAWAAVIPLVKKLRRCYEFSMQLETVVPKILARLCAGPHSPSHNLETQQALVKQLAQVLEFVLKFDEHKMRTPAIQNDFSYYRRTISRRRMSSREVDEYREDADDYDAAIDGSDHHGIIKAEDTVTNELANRMSLFYAHATPMLKVLSEATTRFVAENADIPIENTTETLGTMAKVCLRMLESPNLLAQFEREETQLFVLRVMVGLVILYDHVHPQGAFVKASNVDVKGCVKLLKDQPPARSEGLLNALRYTTKHLNEEGTPRNIKNLLAA